One Vigna unguiculata cultivar IT97K-499-35 chromosome 11, ASM411807v1, whole genome shotgun sequence DNA window includes the following coding sequences:
- the LOC114169780 gene encoding B-box zinc finger protein 24 has product MKIQCDVCEKAPATVICCADEAVLCAKCDVEVHAANKLASKHQRLLLQCLSNKLPRCDICQDKAAFIFCVEDRALLCKDCDEPIHVAGSLSANHQRFLATGIRVALGSNCTKGNEKGHMEPSNPNAQEVPVKVPSQQVPSFTSSWAVDDLLELTDFESPDKAQKQSLEFGELEWLADAGLFGEQFPQEPLAAAEVPQLPVTHTSNVTSQKASSKSFMSYKKPRIEVLDEDDEEHFTVPDLG; this is encoded by the exons ATGAAAATTCAGTGTGATGTGTGTGAGAAAGCCCCGGCAACAGTGATTTGTTGCGCAGATGAGGCAGTTTTGTGTGCCAAATGTGATGTTGAAGTTCATGCTGCAAACAAGCTTGCAAGCAAGCATCAGAGGCTTCTTCTTCAATGTTTATCAAACAAGCTTCCCAGATGTGACATATGTCAG GATAAGGCAGCTTTCATATTCTGTGTTGAGGACAGAGCACTCTTGTGTAAAGACTGTGACGAGCCAATTCATGTTGCTGGAAGCCTTTCTGCGAACCACCAGCGGTTTCTTGCTACTGGTATTAGGGTGGCTTTGGGTTCTAATTGCACCAAAGGCAATGAAAAGGGTCACATGGAACCATCTAATCCAAATGCACAAGAAGTTCCTGTGAAAGTTCCTTCTCAGCAAGTGCCTAGCTTCACATCATCTTGGGCAGTTGATGACTTGTTGGAATTAACAGACTTTGAGTCACCAGACAAA GCTCAGAAGCAGTCTCTGGAGTTTGGAGAGCTTGAATGGCTAGCAGATGCAGGTCTTTTTGGTGAACAGTTTCCTCAGGAACCCTTAGCCGCTGCTGAAGTTCCCCAGCTTCCAGTGACACATACCAGCAATGTTACCTCACAGAAAGCTTCTTCTAAGTCCTTCATGTCTTACAAAAAGCCTAGGATTGAAGTCCtagatgaagatgatgaggAACACTTCACTGTTCCTGATTTAGGGTAG